In Lolium rigidum isolate FL_2022 chromosome 7, APGP_CSIRO_Lrig_0.1, whole genome shotgun sequence, the DNA window CGGGCATTGTCGTCATTGATGGGTAGTAAGAGCCAACACCGTCGCGTCCAGAGTTTGAAATGCGTGATACTTTTGCAACAAGCACCAAAACAACATTAAACCGAATAATTCTAAGCGGACCCTCTACACCAAGCACTTTGGCACCTTGCGCTTCCTCCTTTAAGTAAAGCCGTGCCTCGGGCGAGCGAGAAGAAACGGGCGTACGTTGCTAGCTAGCTTTGTAGCTGTCTGCCCTTCCTTGCCGTTGCCTCGACCTCGAGCTCGAGGCAGGGAAGCAGCACAGGAATGGGCGCGGCGATGGGCATGGTCATGGTCATGATGGCGGCGCTGCTGGCTAGCCTCGCGCCGTCCGCCCGTGGGCTCGACCGCGGCGAGTTCCCGCCAGGCTTCCTCTTCGGCGCAGCCACATCCGCTTACCAGGTTGGTTGGCGTCGTCTCCCTTTATCTGTTCGTTCAGTTCCAGTGCAGAGTTCATCAGGTTTCAGGTGCGATTTCTGGTTCCAGATTGAGGGTGCGTACCTGGAGGACGGCAAGGGCCTCAGCAACTGGGATGTCTTCACCCATGCACGGTGTAAGTTTTCTCTCCCCCGAAACTTCCTCCCATGTTCCTTGTCTTTCTCTGACGACGCACGTGTTTAGGATTGAGCTGAAACTGCACAATTCCCTCCCTCGATCGGTCCCTGCTAGCAATTCAAGTTCTGCAGAGCTCGACTAGAGATGGTGCTCTAAAGTAGTAAgagtaatatttatttatttaccatCGATATTCGTCGTGCATGCGGCTGGGTTGCGTTATTTTTCTTCGAGATGTCGATTGCGTTAATGTTAGGTCAGCAAATCATCACGAGGATAGGGATATAAGTCCTTTCCTATTAGAGCCAACACTCCCAAAAAACGGTAACCTTGAAAGATTCAGCTTCGTCGAGAAACCTTCAAAAGATGAGTTGGTGGGATCCAAAGGCGGGCCAATAAAAAGATTCAGCGCACTATTTTCATTGTCGTTTACGCAGGATCTGCAGAAGCAATGTTGTGCCCTCGGCTCGGGCTTTTGTCAAGGGGAAATTTAGTATATTTGGGTGGCCCATATCTGTTTTTCCATATTTTGTATAATCATGCAGTGCTTTGTTCCCAGTGTGGTCACAACATCGATCCACTTCCCGCGAATAATCTTCATAGTGTTTTATGGACCTGATCTTCTTATGTTCCACTGTATAATTTATTCAACCGTGCATCATTCTCCTCAAGCTTTTCGGCTCTATCAAAGTACTGCATAAACATTGTCGATCATTGTACTGTACTGCTATGATTTATTCTGTTGATCTAAAGTCGGATTTAGCATGCCGAAACTCACCTGCAAATTCTCCGAGAAAGCAGAAATGTTGGCATGCCCATGAGATCATATATTTTTTTAAAAGTTTGAACTCATTGCTTTTCtctgaaaaaaaaaaagctttgcTTCGCTGCAGCTAGGGACATCAAGGATGGACTGAACGGGGACGTAGCGGTTGACCACTACCACCGGTACATGGTACAGAATCAGCAAACCACGCAATCAACAGTAATTGGCATGTGATGCATCTTAAGTTCTTATATAACTGTACCAATATACCTCTGCCGTTGTTCTTaaaagattgctgcactagccaattgaaccaaaagtccgaactgatggaaagagactaggcagtgtatttatattcaacactccccctcatgtctaggctattttagtccttagcgtgggttcggtgcgggccgcagaatctttttttttgtttttaaaactgcgtgagcagggtcttgaacttaagacctcttggctctgataccataaaagattgctgcactagccaattgaaccaaaagtccgaactgatggaaagagactaggcagtgtatttatattcaacagttCTGTACACAGGAAGACGTGGACATCATGCACAATTTGGGCGTCAACTCCTACAGATTCTCGATTTCATGGGCGAGAATCCTTCCAAGTATGCCAAGAAGAACTAATACGAATGCACAATTGTTTTCGCTGTGTAATTAGTCACTGTCCAGTTCCTTAGACGCTCATAATGTCGTCGAAATCCTCGTAGGAGGCCGCGACGGAGGCGTTAACTCTGATGGAATAGCGTTCTACGACCGCCTCATCGCTGCACTCCTGCAGAAAGGTAGTCATTCGTGACGCTGCAGCACCTCCGAACTAAATTCCACCCTAATAAACTTCAATGAAGAGCTAGCAGCAATCCTAAGCGTTCAGAAAATACCATGTTGAACAGGGATAGAGCCATTTGTGACGCTGCAGCACTTCGATCTGCCGCACGAACTGGAGATCCGTTACGGCTGGCTGGGAGCCGGAATCCGGTAAGATATATACAAACTGAAATATATACATGCACTGCATGCATGCTCTGCTTCACAGTTAGCCTAGCCACGGTTCGGTCTTGCTAGTTGTGCTTACATTTGCTCCAAAAAAAACTTTTGTTTGCAGGGAGGAGTTCAACTACTACGCGGACGTGTGCTTCCAGGCGTTTGGTGACCGGGTTAAGTTCTGGACGACGTTCAACGAGCCCAACCTGTTCACCAAGTTCGCCTACATGCTGGGGATGTACCCTCCCAGCCACTGCTCCGCGCCGTTCGGGACCTGCAACAGCGGAAACTCCCACCGGGAACCCTATGTCGCGGCCCACAACATCATCATGTCCCACGCCGCCGCGGTTGACAATTACAAGAAGAATTACCAGGCAAAGCAAGGAGGTTCGATAGGAATTGTGATTGCGATGAAGTTTTATGAGCCGCTGACGAATGCAACAGAGGATATTCTGGCGGCACAACGTGCAATGTCTTTTGAGATACATTGGTATGTCATTTTTTTCACCTCCTTCTGCAACCTTATGAAGATGGTTCACATCGAGTTCACCAAATTAACCTGCAAAAGAGGAGGGAACTGTACTCTATGTCTATGTATTATGGTTGTTTTAGCGTCTCTTTTTGCCTTCTGCAGGTTTTTGGATCCGATATTCTTTGGTAAATATCCCAAAGAAATGCATGAAGTGCTATCATCTAACTTACCAAAGTTCACCGCGGCAGAGAAGAGGTTACTGCAAAACAAGGTGGACTTTATCGGGGTAAACCATTACACTGCAATTTACGCCAAGGATTGCATCTCGTCTTCGTGCGACCTTAATACTTATGAGGGGAATGCACTGGTCCTTGCTATAGGCGAAAGGGACGGCGTAAAAATTGGAAAACCAGTAAGAACTTGTTTCTCTCCTATACAAATTTTCTTGTCACATTCTCCTTCCTCTCTGTGACATGTTTGATATGATAAACCTTTCAGACAGCATTTGTTGGTTTTTATGACGTTCCGGAAGGCATGGAAAAGATTGTCAAGTATGTTAATCTAAGATATGAGAACACACCTGTCTATGTTACCGAGAATGGTTAGTGGCAAGGACAATAAAATTTTACAATTCTTGCAGTAGAATCCCTGGTGATTCCAACTCCCTCCTATTAAATACTTATGTTATCATTGATCATGTGTCATCATACCCATGTCCCTCTTTCAGGCTACTCGCAGTACAGCAATAACAGTATGGGAGATTTGATCAATGACGTTGGAAGAGTGAACTACCTGCAGGGCTATCTCTCGGGTATCTCTTCAGCAGTCAGGTGACAAGCAGACACAttgcatatatatattcttcatgtGCGCATCATAGACTTTAGCAGAGACATCAAAGCTAAACCTTGCAACAATTCTAAGAATATTTTACTTGTCGGCATGCATATAGGAGAGGAGCAAATGTGCGCGGCTACTTTGTGTGGAGTCTCATGGACAACTTCGAGTGGGCTTTCGGTTTCACCGTGCGATTTGGGATGTACCACGTGGATTTCCAAACGCAGAAGAGGACTCCAAAGTTGTCCGCGAAGTGGTACCAAAACTTCCTCATGGGATCTGGGCCCGTGAACACAATGGAAAATATGAGTACAGATATCTGATACTTGTAATTTCGAATGCCATTGCCATGGATACCCGCGTACCAGACATGCTTGGCTACCCATATTCATATAACATCGTTAAAAACAGAAGCTTATGTTGCAAATGTTATGTCCGAAGTTACCACTGAATAATGGTTTCAGAAGGGCGTACGTTAACCAGGAACAAATGAACGCCTTGCCGTCTTAGTTACATTGGTTCCAAATATTGACAATGATAAATTTAATAGACGAACCAAATGTCTTTAGGTGGAACTTGACCCATTATGTTTCCTTCTCTGTAAAATTTATCTGTGCGTCCCTCGTGGATGACAATACTCACTTCCATCGACAGTACTTATGGATGCTTAAAGTGcctcaaaaataaaaatttcatgtgGTTTATAGTCGAGTGGAAGATTGTCGATGAACGGTTAGAGAAACGTCTACGCAGCTAGGAACACACGTGTCTTTTGGAGGACACTTAGTTCTCATTAACTCAATACTTAGCAACAAAGTGTTGTATGCTATGTTTCTTTTAAATTCCAAAAGGAGTACTCCAGCTGGAAACGAAAACTTCTATATTTTAGCTGGGATATATTGTAAAAACATAGAATGGCTAAATGAAATGTAGTGTGTCATTCAAAAGACCAGAAGGCCTCCGAATTCAAGACGTAGAGGCGAAAAATACCAAACTTCTTGGTAAATGGCTATACAAGCTACTtactgaagatggcgatggaaaaAGCTCCTGAGAAGAAAGTATGTGGGCTCAAAGTTTCCTACCATGCAACTTGACTGCAAAAGGCGATTCACAATTTTTTGGCATATCTAATGGCAACAGAGATATACTTATTTTGCTATGGATATTTTCTCATTAAGGAAGGTTAAGAAATTCAACACTGGGAGGATTCATGGATTTGAAATGCCCCCTCTCCAAGAACAAGATCCATCTTTATAATGTTACTAGCAAGatttggcgcggcggcacgccgcgcgtgTAAGATGGCACTCATGTTGGCAATGTATGGtatcataaaataaaataaaaatgtactATGTTGAATGGAACCATTTTCGACATAATGACCCAAGAGTGAGGAATATGGACTCCCCTTTTCTTTGTTGCGTTTTATCttgtttcttgcactctaagagtTCTCTGTGGTGAACTTCTTTCTTCTTATTAATGGCCGTGGCTTGAGGAGCTAGATCAGCGGTCATAGTAACTGGCAACAATTCGAGACCAGAAGAAAAGGGACCAATTGCCACGGGGAATCTAATTAAGATATCAGAGCAGCTTGCTCGAGGGAAGGAGAGACCGGGCAGAGTGGAGTTGAAGCGAGGAGATCACGGTGGAGCTGTAGGACGGCCATGGGGTATCGGTGGAGGAAATAGTAGCTGCAAACGGCCAAGACACGAAAAGGGACAAAGGGAAGAGCATGCGAGCGAAATGAAGTCGGTCAAAGAAAGGAGCAGGAAGATGAATCGGAAACAACCACTGTCGCTCCCATCTTAAGGTAAATTCATTTAGCAATGGTTTTTTAGGATTATTAGGATAGGTGATGATGAAATTCAAAGGAATTGCACATTGAATCTGAGTACACATTTTTTTGTATGTCTAAGGTATAGTACAATCATATTTTGATCATCAGATTTTGATGACCAGGGAGTATTGCTTAAGAAGCTTCAGATTTTGATCTTGTTGTCCCTATGGAGAGGTGAATGATTGCACAAAGTGAGATAAAGAATAAGTAGGGAGAGAGGACATCAGTGATTATTTAGCACAGAGTGAGTCAAAAGTGTGCACAAAGAGAACAGAAGCCAATTATTGACTCTTCGGTTACAACCATAAGGACCAACATGGTCAAAAGAAAAGAGAAGCAACAAACTATGTTACAATGGATATC includes these proteins:
- the LOC124677545 gene encoding beta-glucosidase 16-like; this translates as MGAAMGMVMVMMAALLASLAPSARGLDRGEFPPGFLFGAATSAYQIEGAYLEDGKGLSNWDVFTHARSRDIKDGLNGDVAVDHYHRYMEDVDIMHNLGVNSYRFSISWARILPRGRDGGVNSDGIAFYDRLIAALLQKGIEPFVTLQHFDLPHELEIRYGWLGAGIREEFNYYADVCFQAFGDRVKFWTTFNEPNLFTKFAYMLGMYPPSHCSAPFGTCNSGNSHREPYVAAHNIIMSHAAAVDNYKKNYQAKQGGSIGIVIAMKFYEPLTNATEDILAAQRAMSFEIHWFLDPIFFGKYPKEMHEVLSSNLPKFTAAEKRLLQNKVDFIGVNHYTAIYAKDCISSSCDLNTYEGNALVLAIGERDGVKIGKPTAFVGFYDVPEGMEKIVKYVNLRYENTPVYVTENGYSQYSNNSMGDLINDVGRVNYLQGYLSGISSAVRRGANVRGYFVWSLMDNFEWAFGFTVRFGMYHVDFQTQKRTPKLSAKWYQNFLMGSGPVNTMENMSTDI